TTCCGGTAGTGGCTGCAGCCGACCAGTATGACCTGCTGAGGCTGAGGATGATGTGCGAGAAGAAGTTGTGCAAGCACATCAACGTGAGCACCGTGACAGTCATCCTGGCGCTCACCGAGCAGCACGGCTGTGACTGGCTGAAGAAGGCGTGCAGCGAGTTCCTCGGGTGTCTGGACAACCTGAGAGCAGTGGTGGCCACGGACGGCTTTGATCATTTGTGCAGGAGCTGCCCCACTCTTATGAAGGACATAATCCTTGGCGTGCTGCCGGCTAAGTAGGTCTTTCATCGTCATATTGTTTGATAGGTCTTATGTTCCTGTGAATTTCCCACTTCCCTTGCTTACTGTATTTATCGTTGCAGAAGAAAATGGGAATGAAAGCTAAGTACAACTTTGATCGAGAAGACTCATGGATGCAGCAGCCGACATGGTTGGTACTACTGCCTCCCTGTGGATATTTGTATTCTCCAGGATGTTATTTGTTTACATGCTAGCCTTTTGAACCTTGAACTTAGTCCTAGTGGTTTCCTTACTTAAATTGATGAGGAAAACCCTTTTTATGCGAAAAAAATAGGAGATGAAAAGTTGTGGTCATTTTGTTTTCCCCTCTGCCGTGTTTTTTTTTAACATCGGTACAGACACAAgagctcatatacacgcgcatacactcacccctatgaatgcacacacgcaccctctacccgtatgagcaccttcgaaagactgagccgacatatcatcttgaaatttacgaagtcaccgtaggcacctTGTCGTCGACGGGAATGTttcctcccactgaatgcgcatcgccggaaatcctgaaataaatccaggaataaatgcgagcaccaagatttgaaccctggtgggttggggataccacagtccttctaaccatccaaccacaggttggttcgcccCTTAATTAAATTGGCGAGACATCCCTTTTATGAGAAAAAAATAGGAGATCAAAAGTTGTGGTAATTTTGTTTTCCCCTCTGTCGTGTTTGTTAGTTCATTTTGTATCTCTACAGTGTAGTTTGGTTATCCCCTCTACTTAGGATGCTCATTCGGAATCTTTCTCTTGGAAAAGGTTGATTTTATTAACTCATAATGAAGCATCAAGAAGATACGAAACAAAATCAGTGAACACCCGGCCTCTATATAGAtaggatgcacacaaccaacaTCAACACACATAGGATCACACCGACAAGTAATCATGGGAGACCAACGCTATGCCGACAGATGAATggaaaaggaaaggaaaaagggcAACATTGATCCTCGTCTAGCAGTTGCAGCCACTAAAAACGATGCAAGTGCATATGGTCGAGGCGTAATATCCACGTGGGCTGAAAACCATATGCACACTAAGCAATAACCGTGTGACGGAACTATTGATCACAGAGCAATAGAACACAACACCACCAAAATCTCACCTTGGAGACAATCCACCAATCTTATGCTTCCATTGCTAGTGTCTGTCAGTGGTAGGAGTGGCCGAGCTTCATGGGGGCCAACCTGGGCCATGGCCCCCTAGCTTAAAACAAAATAAGCCTGTATTTCTTTCTATTTTGCCTATTTTCCACTAAATACAGTTGAAAATATTTATGTTTGCCTCCCCCTCGAGCCACCCTCCCCCTCCCCATTGTTTAGGCTCAAGCTCCGCCACTGAGTGGTGGACCTGGGCACACCAGATGTTGGgaacgtagtagaaaacaaatGCCCTCACCCAAGAAAACTTTGAAGATGCATTAATGGTTTGGATTTGATTGTTCCCTACTCCAagttgcagcggaagaagaggAATCGATGAAGATCATGTTTGGAGTCTCTCAAACCGTGGATGAATGTTCTCGTGAAACGCCCACAAACAGTCCCTCGAATGGAAGACCGAAAGCACGGCCTCTATATGATTTGGGACCCTATGATCTTCACGTTCCGACAGCTCTTCACCGTCTAGAGCTAATCCTCATAGGTGGCCCTCATGATTGActcatatggtggcttaattctagttgcagggaagtgttccatacccttcttTTAAGGAAACTAAAATTTTATATTCtcttctttcatgtcaataacGGCACCTATGGTTCGTAGGAACGGTCTACCAAGTATTATGGGAAAGACGGATTGCAATTAATGTCAAGTACAATAGAATCAACatgcacatagttcctatttgcaagaataagaacatcattaattctaaccaaaggctttttaatagtagaatccgccaagtgcaaattaagagaacaATCATCCATATTGGtaaaacactagtagaaaaagggcctattgtcccggttcgtaaggcccatttgtcccggtttttgaaccgggactaaagggtcgttactaaaccctaggcctttagtcccggttcttacacgaaccgggacagatgggcctccacgtggccggtgctgcgagcccaggcaggagggcctttagtcccggttggtggcaccaaccgggaccaataggcatccacgcgtcagcagctggcaggagctgaggtttttgttttttctgaaagggggtggtttagggggtaATTAGGGTCTGTTAGCTAGCTAACAGAGAGAAGCGTCCTCTCTTATTTcggtgcttggtttaccaacgctactgctatgcctaaacatggcatagattaaagtgaaggcaacatgtggtgcatgtcgaaagtaatactaatcctaacttgatcaagtttggattagtgctactttcgacatgcaccacatgcatcttgccttcacttcaatccaatccatgttcatttcacccaccgatatataataactcttcatgcccgcatcatgcatcatcataataataagtcctactaatcatcatcatacaacttatactcgttattaataacaagtcatacgatcatcatcctcatggTCATCGAACctaccctacttaattgttctacgcacatgatcatcagtattaggtaggacctaaataccatctttaaggtaaaatagcataaaccAATAtcgaccctgactctccattatggagaatggagatcatcatgtctccattttttgcgcttcgcttccttttgcttccaagaacctccttatgactgtccatacattttttccattccttgattttcatgtctccacttcttttagaaatccggtatggacagttgagattcgtaggatgacctggacgtatgttcaaaacatcaaggcgaccactctgatacatcagatgaggcacacaatcattcgggatttcctgttgaaaaacatatagtaataacttcgtagttagcaatgtagttaagttttaaaagaatttatgcaaaagatgcatcAATGTCGTAATactaaaaaatcttaccatggcatctccatggatgttaccgtagttcaacacgtgcactactggcacgtattgaccataatgtggaggagttttacaatagatattgtaattctcaagatcagtacaaaatgcgaccagatgatttttctccttataagttaactcagagccatcggtgtagtaggttctgtctaccatgttccgcacattgtttgaacaatcaaaataagctgtcaatggaaataagctgtcaactattttgaaatgaacaatataaattagttaataactatgtttgagaaactcacatagcggtagaattggaggcgtatcaacaaggacccaaatgtccatattgtcttggtcgatgtcaggatcaccaagatccatggtgacaagcataccctcattaAAATCacacatcttgcaaaatgcttcccaatttttgcaaccaaaatggatcacgctctcagaattatacagatttacttcaaaatccatatcatgatgggtccttaggtgaattttctttgtttccatactttcatggtcttcaaaacccatcctctccaagacacagcgtcttgcatggcatccGATacgctagtcgaattgtaaaagattgaaattacacgttgaaatagttgaagtcatgcttaattacgaaaaaataacacttgtcatcgttgcgtaccgtttcaacatcgaaggtctcctccagcttaatgctgaagcgccgaccttcgtccaggtgaggcctgtcgcacagacctcggtcatcgtggcaccagtcgcactcccccgggagactttcgtcat
This sequence is a window from Aegilops tauschii subsp. strangulata cultivar AL8/78 chromosome 7, Aet v6.0, whole genome shotgun sequence. Protein-coding genes within it:
- the LOC141027573 gene encoding BTB/POZ and MATH domain-containing protein 2-like is translated as MDGVPRIDDVSSMLTAAVGIVAAADQYDLLRLRMMCEKKLCKHINVSTVTVILALTEQHGCDWLKKACSEFLGCLDNLRAVVATDGFDHLCRSCPTLMKDIILGVLPAK